TCCGAGCAGTTCTGCGTAAATATCGCAGCTCTCTTTCAACGGAACCTCGCCGCATGCGCGCTTGTTAATGGTGCTCGAATCGGAGCAAGCTGCCATTTCATCAATTATTCTCCCGAGGGCCCGGGCCCACAAGCAAAACCGTGGCTGGTCGCTCGGGGCCGCGAGCCTTGGCGGACCGGTTATAACGCGCGGGCCGAACTCGCTTAGGTGGGGCACGACCAAAGCATCCATGACGGCCTCCCCGCCTCGATTAGGCTAAAATCAAGAATCATGCTGCGTTCCGACGCCATCTGAACAAAACGTCATGTGTGGAATCACCGGAGCCGTCTGGACAGACGCCGCGAAACGCATCGAGCGCGAAACGCTCGTGGCGATGACCGACGTGCTGCGCCACCGCGGCCCCGATGATCAAGGTTTTTATGAGACGTGCGTGGCGCTTCCCGGCGCCGGCGAATCATCGATCGGTGTCGGGCTCGGCCATCGCCGGCTGTCGATCATCGACGTTGCCGGCGGCCATCAGCCCCTTTCCAATGAAGACGGCACGGTGTGGATCGTTTTCAACGGTGAGATCTACAACTTCCGCGATTTGCGACGCCGGCTCGACGGGGCAGGACATCACTTCCGTACCTCCAGCGATACTGAAACCCTCGTGCATCTTTACGAAGACGAGGGGATCGGCTTTCTTGAACACACCGAAGGAATGTTCGCCCTGGCAATCTGGGACGGTCGTCAGCGGCAATTGGTGCTTGCCCGCGACCGGTTGGGCAAGAAGCCACTCGTATATCGGCACGAGCCGGGTCGCCTGCTCTTTGCCAGCGAGCTGAAGAGCCTGCTGCAAGTGGCCGACGTGCCGCGCGCTATCGATCCCGCCGCCGTCGATGAGTTCCTGGCCTATCAATATGTGCCCCACCCGCGGACGATCTTTCACGGCATCCACAAGTTGCCGCCGGCGCACTACGCCGTGTATCGCGACGGCGGGCTGCAGGTCGGCTGCTATTGGAAGCCGGATTTTTCGCGCGAAGTGAATCGTTCTACGGCCGACTATCAGGCCGAGCTGCGCGAACTGATGACCCGCGCCGTGGAAAAGCGCCTGCAAAGCGAAGTGCCGCTGGGGGCGTTTCTATCCGGCGGTATCGATTCGTCGATTGTCGTCGCGCTTGCGCAACAATTGACGCATGAACCGGTGAAGACCTTCTCGATCGGCTTTCCAATCGCCGAATACGACGAAACAAGCTACGCCCGCGAAGTAGCCCGGCACTTGGGAACCGACCATCACGAAGAGCGGGTCGAGCCGGACAGCGTGAACATCCTGCCGAAACTCATCTGGCACTACGACGAGCCGTTTGGCGACAGCTCGGCGATCCCCACGTATTACGTCTCGCAAATGACGCGGCGGCACGTCACCGTGGCCCTCTCGGGCGACGGTGGCGACGAGTTGTTCGCCGGCTACACGCGCTATAAAGCGGTCGCCCTGGCGAACGTCTTTGACCGGCTGCCAGGCGCAATGAAGAAAATCGTGGCCAACGACCTCTGGCAGCGCTTACCGAGCGGCGGTCGACAGCGTTCGCCGCTGCGCCGCTTCAAGCGCTTTGCGGGCGTGTTGGCCGAGTCGCCGCTGCGGCGCTATTTCGATTGGATGTCGATTTTCAACGAGCCGCAGCGCGCCTCGTTGTACAGCGACGCATTTGTTGATGCGTTGCCGGACGAAGATCCCATCGCGTTTCTGGCCGCCGCTTTCGCGCGCAGCGCGGGGCGCGATGCGGTCACCACGGCCAGCCTTGCTGACCTGGTGACGTATTTGCCGTGCGACCTGATGACCAAGGTCGATATTGCCTCGATGGCACATGGTCTGGAGTGCCGGGCGCCGTTTCTTGATTCTCACGTTGTCGAGCTGGCCGTGGGGATGCCAGCGCGACTGAAACTGCGCGGCATGGGCGGCAAACGGATCCTGCTCGATACGTTTGGCCCGCTACTGCCCAAGTCGCTCCTGACGCGGGGGAAGATGGGCTTCGGGGTGCCACTTTCGCATTGGTTCCGCCACGAGCTGCGCGAGTTCACGCAAGACGTGCTTCTCGATCCCGCCACATTGTCGCGTGGTTACTTCCGGCCCGACGCAGTTCGCCGGCTCGTCAACGATCATCTGGCCGACACCTTCGATCACGGGTTCCGGCTGTGGTCGCTCTTGGTTTTCGAACTCTGGCAGCGCCAATGGGTGGACGCCGCCGTGCTGGCCGCCCGATAACAAGTGGGGCGAGCGGCTGGTCCTGGACGGCAACTTGTGCCGATGCGGAAGCTGCGCTCGGTCGCGACGAGAGCAGGGGCGCCTCTTCAGCCGGTTGGGCGAAATCGGTAAGATGCCCGTTCCGGGCCAGCAGTCCTCGACAGTCAGGTCCTTACGGAGACGCAAGCGATGGAGAGCGTTTTGGCAGTCGTCCTGGCGGGGGGTAAGGGTTCTCGGCTCGAACCACTTACGCGCGATCGCGCAAAACCCGCTGTCCCCTTTGGCGGCGCCTATCGCATCATCGATTTCACGCTGTCGAACTGCCTCAATAGCGGCCTGCGAAAAATTCTCGTGCTCACGCAATACAAGGCGATGAGCCTCGACCGGCATATCAACCTCGGCTGGCGCAATTATCTGTGCCGCGAGCTGGGCGAATTCATCGACGTCGTGCCACCGCAGCAGCGTATCGACGAAAACTGGTACCAGGGAACCGCCGACGCTGTTTACCAGAACATCTACACGCTCGAAAAAGAGCGGCCTGAGTACGTAGTGATCCTGGCGGGCGATCACATCTATAAGATGGATTACCTGCAACTGGTCAACGCCCACAAACAGCGCAAGGCCGACGTCACCGTGGCCGCGCTCCGCGTCGCGGCCAGCGAATCGCGCCACTTCGGCGTCATGCAGACCGAGGCCGACGGCCGCATCGTTGGCTTTCAGGAGAAGCCGGCCGTTCCCAAGACGATTCCGGGCGACGAGCAGCACATCCTGGCGTCGATGGGCATTTACGTCTTCACGGCGCGTTTCTTGTTCGAGCAGTTGTGCATGGACGCCACGCGCAATCACAGCTCGCACGATTTCGGCAAGGATATTCTGCCCGGTCTGGTGCAGACGCACCGCGTCTGGTCGTTCCCGTTCCGCGACGAGAACCGCAAACGCGACTCCTATTGGCGCGACGTGGGCACGCTGGACGCCTATTTCGAAGCCAACATGGACCTCGTGCAGGTCAACCCTGAACTGAACATGTACGATCAGCGCTGGCCGATCCGCACCTATCTGCCGAACTTGCCGCCGCCGAAGTTCGTCTTTGCCGGGGATGGCGAGGATGCCCGCCGCGGCCAGGCCCTGGATACCATCATCTGCGCTGGCTCGATCGTCTCAGGCGGCAGCGTTATGCGTTCGATCATCGGCACGAACTGTCGTATCAACAGCTTTGCCCGGGTCGAGGATTCGATCCTTTTCGAAGGGGTCGATATCGGCCGGCACGCTAAGGTACGCCGGGCGATCATCGATAAGGGCGTACACATCCCGCCGGGCGTCGAGATCGGCTACGACCACGAGCACGATCGGGCCCGGGGCTTCACCGTGAGCGAAGGGGGCGTGATCGTCATCGCGAAGGCCGACGGCATCGAACACTTCGTCGAAGCCGAACAAATTCTGTCGTAGGCGCGATTCTTGGAGAAGGAAGAATGCGTCCGCGGAACGACGCAGATTCTGAAGAAGGCTGGGCAGGGCCTAGTGCAGCCTAAACGGAGTGGCCGGATCAATGTCTTTCGCGCGCTCCGTGCACAATGCGAACGACCTCCACGCCGTTTGTAGTAGGCCGATAGTAGACGACATAATTACCTTTAACGTGTCGTCGCACCGGTCCAAGTCGGGGCGTCGAGCAGCGTTGCCCTAGCTCCGGGCTTCCGGCCAGTAAATGGCAGACGGCACGCATGTCGTCCAACCAGGTCATCGCGGCAGATGGGTCATCCACGGCGATATGGTCCGCGATGCCGCTCAGGTCACGCTCTGCCTCCGGAGTGAAACGGCGCTGGGCATCATCGCTTATCGCGTTGCGATATTGCTCGCTCGCGCACTGAATCGCGCAAACGCTGCCAGTCGGCGTCAGAAATTTCGCGCGTACGTCCAGCATCTGCCGAGCGAATTCCTTCCTCGACGGCGGCCAGGTGCTCAGCAGGCACCGGGATTGAATGCTCCGTCTTCTCGCGTAGCGCGGCGACCGCCGCTTCGAGTGCGGCCTGCTTGGAAGGGAATATCCCCTCGGCGACGACTTTCGCCAGGTATTCCTCGGTCAACGGTGAGAGCTCGCTGTGCATACACCGCATTGTAACCGGATTTCGCCCTGCGCGCAAAAAAACCCCCGGAAAGAATGGGTCCCAGGGGGGCAAAGGACGCCATCCTTTTCCGGGAGCGATTGGACGTTGCTTCGCCGCGTGCGGCGAACCTC
The window above is part of the Pirellulales bacterium genome. Proteins encoded here:
- the asnB gene encoding asparagine synthase (glutamine-hydrolyzing) → MCGITGAVWTDAAKRIERETLVAMTDVLRHRGPDDQGFYETCVALPGAGESSIGVGLGHRRLSIIDVAGGHQPLSNEDGTVWIVFNGEIYNFRDLRRRLDGAGHHFRTSSDTETLVHLYEDEGIGFLEHTEGMFALAIWDGRQRQLVLARDRLGKKPLVYRHEPGRLLFASELKSLLQVADVPRAIDPAAVDEFLAYQYVPHPRTIFHGIHKLPPAHYAVYRDGGLQVGCYWKPDFSREVNRSTADYQAELRELMTRAVEKRLQSEVPLGAFLSGGIDSSIVVALAQQLTHEPVKTFSIGFPIAEYDETSYAREVARHLGTDHHEERVEPDSVNILPKLIWHYDEPFGDSSAIPTYYVSQMTRRHVTVALSGDGGDELFAGYTRYKAVALANVFDRLPGAMKKIVANDLWQRLPSGGRQRSPLRRFKRFAGVLAESPLRRYFDWMSIFNEPQRASLYSDAFVDALPDEDPIAFLAAAFARSAGRDAVTTASLADLVTYLPCDLMTKVDIASMAHGLECRAPFLDSHVVELAVGMPARLKLRGMGGKRILLDTFGPLLPKSLLTRGKMGFGVPLSHWFRHELREFTQDVLLDPATLSRGYFRPDAVRRLVNDHLADTFDHGFRLWSLLVFELWQRQWVDAAVLAAR